From the Pseudomonas sp. VD-NE ins genome, the window GAATCGGGTGACCACATATAAGAGCTTTCGCACCCAAGCCTCTGGCGTTATCCTTGATTTCATCTTAATTGCCCCAGGGCGGCTAAATACGACCTTGAACGCACCCATAGAACCACATCGTTTTATCCTCGAGCCCTTTGAGGCTCGCCGCTTCGCCAATCTGTGCGGGCAATTCGACGAGCATTTACGCTTGATCGAACAGCGCCTGACCATCGAGATCCGCAACCGCGGAAACCAGTTCGAGCTGATCGGCGACCCAAAACTCACCACGTCTGCGGAAAATCTGATTCGTCGCCTGTACCGGGAAACCAAAGGTTCAGAGCTGTCGCCAGATACGGTGCACCTGTTCCTGCAGGAATCGGCCGTGGTCGAGCTGGACAATCACGCCCCCGCCGAAGCCTCCGTCGCCCTGCGCACCAAGAAAGGCATGATTCGCCCTCGCGGCTTGAATCAGTTGCGCTACGTGAAGGAAATCCTCGGCAACGACATCAACTTCGGCATTGGCCCGGCCGGTACCGGCAAGACCTATCTGGCCGTCGCTTGCGCCGTGGATGCCCTGGAGCGTGAGCAAATCCGCCGCATCCTGCTGGTGCGTCCGGCGGTTGAAGCGGGTGAAAAACTCGGCTTCCTGCCCGGCGACCTGTCGCAGAAAATCGACCCGTACCTGCGCCCGCTCTACGACGCGCTCTACGAGATGCTCGGTTTTGAATACGTGGCCAAGCTGATCGAGCGCCAGGTGATTGAAGTTGCGCCGCTGGCCTACA encodes:
- a CDS encoding PhoH family protein, which encodes MNAPIEPHRFILEPFEARRFANLCGQFDEHLRLIEQRLTIEIRNRGNQFELIGDPKLTTSAENLIRRLYRETKGSELSPDTVHLFLQESAVVELDNHAPAEASVALRTKKGMIRPRGLNQLRYVKEILGNDINFGIGPAGTGKTYLAVACAVDALEREQIRRILLVRPAVEAGEKLGFLPGDLSQKIDPYLRPLYDALYEMLGFEYVAKLIERQVIEVAPLAYMRGRTLNNSFIILDESQNTTVEQMKMFLTRIGFGSTAVITGDITQVDLPKGTKSGLHHVIEVLKDVPGISFTHFQPKDVVRHPLVQRIVEAYERFENRDETPKETSRNA